Proteins from a genomic interval of uncultured Desulfuromusa sp.:
- the tcuA gene encoding FAD-dependent tricarballylate dehydrogenase TcuA, producing MIEITKGYDVLVIGGGNAALCAAISAREAGSSVLILEHAPKDYRGGNSRHTRNLRCAHDGPTQFLGGEYTEETYFQELLKVTGGKTDKKLARMMVRESANAPNWMYERGARFQHIQGTLGLAHSNPFFLGGGTALLNALYNRASKLGIEVIYDSEVLALDVVGGEFRSATVRSRAFTYEVMAKTVIVASGGFQSDISWLKEAWGEAAENFIIRGTPYNKGKILKELISKGAKAIGDPQQCHAVAVDARSPQFDAGIVTRLDCVSFGVVVNKNADRFYDEGEDFWPKRYAIWGRLVAGQPDQIAYSIIDSKSINLFMPPLFQPVQADSIRELGGKLGLDVDRFEETISNYNAAVKPGTFNKEELDDCSTFGLEPAKTHWARRLDKPPYYAYPLRPGITFTYLALKVDEKARVIMQDDKPAKNIYATGEIMAGNILGKGYMAGTGMTIGTVFGRIAGKEAANYVTQ from the coding sequence ATGATCGAAATTACAAAAGGCTATGACGTGCTTGTCATTGGTGGAGGAAATGCCGCCCTGTGCGCTGCGATCAGTGCTCGGGAAGCGGGGTCGAGCGTTCTGATTTTGGAGCATGCCCCCAAGGATTATCGTGGGGGAAACAGTCGGCATACCCGCAATCTGCGATGTGCCCATGATGGACCAACACAGTTTTTAGGTGGCGAATACACCGAAGAAACTTATTTCCAAGAGTTGCTTAAAGTGACTGGTGGGAAAACCGACAAAAAGCTGGCCAGAATGATGGTTCGTGAATCGGCTAATGCTCCCAATTGGATGTATGAACGTGGTGCACGTTTCCAACATATTCAGGGAACCTTGGGGCTGGCACATTCCAATCCATTTTTTCTCGGTGGTGGTACGGCTTTACTTAACGCTTTGTATAATAGGGCCAGCAAACTGGGTATTGAAGTCATCTATGATTCAGAGGTATTGGCTCTTGATGTTGTCGGTGGCGAATTCCGCTCGGCTACTGTTCGCAGCCGGGCTTTTACTTACGAGGTGATGGCAAAGACTGTTATCGTTGCTTCCGGTGGTTTTCAATCAGATATCTCGTGGCTCAAAGAGGCCTGGGGGGAGGCTGCCGAAAACTTCATTATCCGTGGCACTCCATATAATAAAGGTAAGATACTGAAAGAGTTGATTTCCAAGGGTGCCAAGGCAATTGGTGATCCGCAGCAGTGTCATGCTGTTGCTGTTGATGCCCGTTCACCGCAATTTGATGCAGGAATTGTCACCCGCCTCGATTGTGTTTCCTTTGGCGTTGTGGTCAACAAGAATGCCGATCGTTTCTATGATGAAGGCGAGGATTTCTGGCCCAAACGTTATGCCATTTGGGGGCGCTTGGTCGCGGGGCAGCCAGACCAGATAGCCTATTCAATCATCGATTCCAAGTCGATTAATCTCTTTATGCCTCCTTTATTCCAACCGGTGCAGGCTGACAGCATCCGTGAACTGGGTGGTAAACTCGGTCTCGATGTTGACAGGTTTGAAGAAACGATTAGTAACTACAACGCCGCGGTCAAGCCAGGGACCTTCAACAAAGAGGAGCTGGACGATTGCTCTACTTTTGGTTTGGAACCTGCTAAGACGCACTGGGCCCGTCGCCTTGATAAACCGCCGTACTACGCCTATCCACTTCGCCCCGGAATAACCTTTACTTATCTTGCGCTCAAAGTTGATGAAAAAGCACGGGTTATAATGCAGGACGACAAACCAGCAAAAAATATTTATGCAACAGGAGAAATCATGGCGGGAAACATTCTTGGAAAGGGATACATGGCTGGCACCGGCATGACAATTGGAACCGTTTTTGGCCGTATTGCAGGTAAGGAGGCCGCAAATTATGTTACTCAATAA
- a CDS encoding sulfite exporter TauE/SafE family protein → MNLPIELILGVTTTMTSLVAATLGLGGGLLLIAVLPAFMVPAAVIPLHGATQLASNLSRLYFSRQYIQWALLPKFLLGSLVGLALCGTLLVNLPTRYIPVFIGVYILLTIWSKRFSRFIEGYESFYLAGALQSGLGLLVGTTGPLATTMLSKMNLDKNQIIATNALFLASSHCAKIAIFIVAGFAFSEYLQLLLWMIGGAVLGSFLGTQARQLISSKAFGVILNLALTFLALRMLIKVFLA, encoded by the coding sequence ATGAATTTACCGATTGAATTGATTTTGGGTGTTACAACAACAATGACATCGTTGGTAGCCGCCACCTTGGGGCTTGGTGGCGGGTTGCTGTTGATTGCGGTATTGCCGGCCTTTATGGTACCAGCCGCTGTGATTCCCTTGCATGGTGCAACCCAGTTGGCGAGCAATCTCTCAAGGCTTTATTTTTCCAGGCAGTACATTCAGTGGGCACTGTTACCGAAGTTCTTACTTGGTTCTCTGGTGGGCCTTGCTCTATGCGGCACTCTTTTGGTCAATCTTCCGACGCGGTATATTCCTGTTTTCATTGGCGTCTATATTCTGCTGACGATCTGGAGCAAGCGCTTTTCCAGGTTTATTGAGGGTTATGAAAGTTTCTACTTGGCTGGTGCGCTTCAATCAGGACTTGGCTTGCTGGTGGGGACGACCGGTCCACTGGCCACGACAATGCTGAGTAAAATGAATCTGGATAAGAACCAGATTATTGCTACTAATGCTCTCTTTTTGGCATCTAGTCATTGCGCAAAGATCGCCATCTTCATTGTGGCTGGTTTTGCTTTCAGCGAATATTTGCAGCTCTTGTTGTGGATGATCGGAGGAGCCGTATTGGGCTCTTTTCTTGGTACTCAGGCGAGGCAGCTGATTAGTAGCAAAGCCTTTGGCGTGATTCTTAATCTGGCGCTGACTTTTTTAGCGTTGCGTATGCTCATAAAAGTATTTTTGGCCTGA
- a CDS encoding tripartite tricarboxylate transporter TctB family protein: MESQETKGLIEVVVAGICALIGLLLIFYVIPRQVMDSGEPIPNARTFPYVIASFFALLSGVWAIIACRGWLKTRAKADFSPLFLGLSMSACVVVIAMLIDWSGYLLGGLVATFLVFVAIEGKGKWLRAAVFSAVMVVAYALFFENVLNIEVPAGFLSFSSVLG; this comes from the coding sequence ATGGAAAGTCAAGAAACAAAAGGTCTCATCGAAGTTGTTGTCGCTGGGATCTGTGCTCTGATCGGTTTGCTGTTGATATTCTATGTGATTCCTAGGCAGGTTATGGATTCCGGAGAGCCGATCCCCAATGCTCGGACTTTTCCCTATGTTATTGCCTCGTTCTTTGCTCTATTGAGCGGTGTTTGGGCTATTATCGCCTGCCGTGGTTGGTTGAAAACAAGGGCTAAAGCAGATTTCAGTCCGTTGTTTCTGGGGCTGAGTATGAGTGCTTGTGTGGTGGTGATTGCTATGTTGATAGATTGGTCCGGTTATCTTCTTGGCGGTCTGGTGGCAACATTTTTAGTGTTTGTTGCCATTGAAGGAAAGGGAAAGTGGCTAAGGGCAGCTGTTTTCTCAGCTGTTATGGTTGTGGCTTACGCACTCTTTTTTGAAAATGTTCTAAATATTGAAGTTCCAGCTGGTTTCTTAAGTTTTTCCAGTGTGCTCGGTTGA
- a CDS encoding tripartite tricarboxylate transporter substrate binding protein: protein MYRVKRRLSPVRFFVTLLIALLLAVPAMAADYPSKPIKIYYGYRAGGTAHTSLQPLARALEEILDTPVVLVEKSGAGATIAGGLVSRAKPDGYTLGLIKSTTITTAPHELKLPYSPSLDLTHLFAYAGPASAFAVRADAPWQNWEEFIDFANQNPGKAAWTATAKTGTQYLLMKHIGKMEGIDWNGVPVKGGSNAMKLVLGGQVDGYASSGSHVSHVKSGSARVLVDFGIKSSFAGVPTLEGLGYKGLAIKGEPYIIVGPKGLPEDIRDTLVAAFIQAAQAPEYVKIAQKFNMQQMNLHGDELEAMLTEGSALVTMLLESADESK, encoded by the coding sequence ATGTACCGAGTAAAGAGAAGATTGAGTCCCGTTCGTTTTTTTGTAACATTGTTGATTGCACTGCTACTGGCCGTACCGGCTATGGCGGCTGATTATCCCTCTAAGCCGATCAAAATTTATTACGGTTATCGAGCTGGTGGAACAGCTCATACTTCGCTGCAACCTTTGGCTAGGGCGCTGGAAGAGATTCTTGATACTCCTGTTGTTCTTGTGGAGAAGTCTGGTGCGGGTGCCACGATTGCTGGTGGGCTGGTTTCACGGGCTAAGCCGGATGGGTACACGCTTGGTTTGATCAAATCGACGACCATCACGACGGCACCCCATGAGCTGAAACTGCCTTATTCTCCGTCGTTGGATCTCACCCATCTCTTCGCCTATGCCGGACCAGCTTCGGCATTTGCGGTAAGGGCTGATGCCCCTTGGCAGAACTGGGAGGAGTTTATTGATTTTGCCAATCAGAACCCTGGAAAAGCCGCTTGGACGGCAACGGCAAAAACCGGGACCCAATACCTCCTGATGAAGCATATTGGCAAGATGGAAGGTATTGACTGGAATGGTGTGCCGGTAAAGGGAGGAAGTAATGCGATGAAGCTTGTGCTGGGAGGCCAGGTGGATGGCTATGCCTCTTCTGGGAGCCATGTTTCACATGTGAAATCGGGGAGTGCCCGGGTTTTGGTGGATTTTGGTATCAAGAGTTCTTTTGCTGGAGTACCAACACTCGAGGGCCTTGGTTACAAGGGCCTTGCTATTAAAGGCGAACCTTACATCATAGTCGGACCCAAAGGTCTCCCTGAGGATATCCGTGACACGCTGGTTGCTGCTTTTATTCAGGCTGCACAAGCTCCAGAATATGTGAAAATTGCCCAAAAGTTCAACATGCAGCAGATGAATCTTCACGGCGATGAGTTGGAAGCAATGTTGACTGAAGGAAGTGCTCTGGTGACCATGTTGCTTGAGTCTGCAGACGAATCGAAATAA